Proteins from a single region of Ananas comosus cultivar F153 linkage group 3, ASM154086v1, whole genome shotgun sequence:
- the LOC109707843 gene encoding pentatricopeptide repeat-containing protein At5g13770, chloroplastic-like, producing MAIRSLDLSQTPPSPLPPKKPATKIPPSNSLPHLLSLTFFTKKQRIFLINCSNSLSSPLLEDPSSDLQIVPLATDEPNGFIRRLSENPQTESPAFEYYQKARDNPNFRPDRKTLNLLTNRLLREKQWSSISRLAEDFKAFDVFPDQRTCARLVRSCIKARKFRLAESLLGILRTKRGAAAISAFGSAMYGYNKLHMYSSTVSVFNKMRAADLHPSALSFRWIMEACREMGDTEMVLSLLLEYRSTKTDDPALSVIIYLIVCDSLGRSGRAFEALRYIREMEEEGMSPNSSIYASLISSFAGVKEAEIAEDLFREARERGMVRDPAVFLKLVTMYVAVGSAAKTVGIVKEMREIGLKVSDCVLCAVVNGFVKERRLRSSLRAFEELISLGCEPGQVTYASVINVYCRLGLAPKAEALFSEMMEKGFDKCLVAYSNMISMYGKMGRVSDATRLLATMKQRGCEPNVWVYNSLLDMHGRLTNLRQVEKLRKEMKRRKITPDKISYTSVIGAYSKAKKLDDSVGLYHEFRDGGGKVDRALAGIMVGVFSKSSRFDELIELLREMNTEKTGLDRRLYESALNSLRDAGLQVHVRWLENSFGFKVDET from the coding sequence ATGGCCATACGGAGCTTAGATCTTTCTCAGactcctccctctcccctccCACCCAAGAAACCTGCCACCAAAATTCCACCATCAAACTCCCTCCCCCATCTCCTATCCCTCACCTTCTTCACCAAGAAGCAAAGAATCTTCCTCATTAATTGCTCCAATTCTCTTTCTTCGCCTCTTCTCGAAGACCCATCCAGTGATCTCCAAATCGTCCCACTCGCCACCGACGAGCCTAATGGATTCATACGGCGATTATCGGAGAACCCTCAGACTGAATCTCCGGCGTTTGAATACTACCAGAAGGCCAGAGACAACCCGAATTTCCGACCCGATCGGAAAACATTAAATCTTTTGACCAATCGACTGCTCAGGGAAAAGCAATGGAGCTCGATTTCTCGTCTCGCAGAGGATTTCAAGGCTTTCGACGTGTTTCCAGATCAGCGCACTTGCGCTCGACTGGTCAGGAGCTGCATCAAAGCACGAAAGTTCAGGCTCGCCGAGTCTCTGCTCGGAATTCTCCGAACCAAGAGAGGGGCCGCTGCAATCTCCGCCTTCGGCTCCGCAATGTACGGTTACAACAAGCTCCACATGTACAGCAGCACGGTTTCGGTGTTCAATAAAATGAGGGCCGCTGATCTGCATCCCAGCGCACTCTCTTTCCGGTGGATCATGGAAGCGTGTCGAGAAATGGGCGACACCGAAATGgttctttctcttctcctcgAATACAGATCCACGAAAACAGATGATCCGGCTCTCTCCGTTATAATCTATTTGATCGTGTGTGATTCGTTAGGAAGGTCGGGGAGAGCTTTCGAAGCTCTTCGATACATTAGAGAGATGGAAGAAGAGGGAATGTCTCCGAATTCTTCGATCTACGCATCTCTAATAAGCTCTTTTGCAGGTGTTAAGGAAGCCGAGATAGCGGAAGATCTCTTCCGAGAAGCTCGAGAAAGGGGAATGGTGAGAGACCCAGCAGTCTTTCTGAAGCTAGTGACGATGTACGTGGCAGTCGGGTCGGCGGCGAAAACAGTAGGAATTGTGAAGGAGATGAGGGAGATTGGATTAAAGGTGTCAGATTGCGTATTGTGTGCTGTTGTTAACGGCTTTGTCAAGGAAAGAAGGCTTAGGTCTTCGCTCAGAGCATTTGAGGAATTGATTTCCTTAGGATGCGAGCCGGGCCAAGTTACATATGCCTCAGTAATCAATGTGTATTGCCGCCTCGGACTCGCCCCGAAGGCCGAGGCTTTGTTTTCAGAGATGATGGAGAAGGGTTTCGACAAATGTTTAGTCGCCTACTCTAACATGATTTCGATGTACGGGAAGATGGGAAGAGTATCGGACGCCACGCGACTTTTGGCTACAATGAAACAAAGAGGATGCGAGCCGAATGTTTGGGTGTATAATTCTCTTTTAGACATGCACGGTAGGCTGACGAACTTGAGGCAGGTGGAGAAACTGCGGAAGGAGATGAAGCGAAGGAAGATAACTCCAGATAAGATCAGCTACACGAGTGTAATTGGCGCATACAGCAAAGCAAAGAAGTTAGACGATTCCGTCGGTTTATATCATGAGTTTAGGGACGGCGGGGGAAAAGTCGATAGGGCCTTGGCTGGTATTATGGTTGGAGTCTTTTCGAAGAGTAGTAGGTTTGACGAGTTAATCGAATTGCTGCGGGAGATGAATACGGAGAAAACTGGGCTCGATAGAAGGCTGTATGAGTCCGCCTTGAATAGCCTTCGAGATGCAGGGCTTCAAGTTCATGTGCGGTGGCTCGAGAATAGTTTCGGTTTCAAGGTAGATGAGACTTGA